CAAGTATGAAATGGGCCaactaggggtattttggttaCTCTAGACTGGATACCTAGGGCCAAGCATGAAATGGAGCCAACCAGGGGCCAAAAATTCTAGACCTGATACACAGGGCTAAGTATAATGGAGCCAACCATGGGTATTTTGGTCACTCTAGACTTGATACCTAGAGCCAAGTGTAATGGGGCCTATTAGGGTTATTTTGGTCATTCTAGAATTGATACCCTAGGCCAAATATAATGGGATCaactaggggtattttggtcactCTTAGACCTAATACCCTGGGCCAAGTATAATGGGACCGTATTTTTGGTCATTCTAGATCTGATAACCTGGGCCAAGCATAAATTTTGAATTCGTGAATGAAATATGTCGTTATGTGCATatatttatctatatatatatatatatatattttgtgctGAAAACTTAGCAGGTCGGTGAGATATCTCGCAAGCTTGCAGAAAATCTGGTGGGCCCACAGAAAATCTGGTGGGCCCATGAGCAGAGATGATCCGTTATAAAAGGGTGGACCCCACAACTCGaattttctatctctttttcttGTCATTTTCAGCACgtgtcttcttctcctctctttctttgttctgaaaaaaatttataatggGCCACAAGCAGACACGTGGAGGGAATATTTCTAAAAAATTGGTCTCCTGATCTTCTCAAGACGGCGCGACAACATGGTACCCTTGGTCGACCCTGAAGGGCACAAACAACCGCCGACTACATGTGCAATTCGGCCGGAGGAAAATGTGTGTCCTTTatcctttcatttttctttgttaatgtaggtcaacaataaaaaaaaatatatatatatatatatatatgcatatgCATATATTAGTAAAaacacacgtgcaaatgcatgtgGCAAAGCATATTTTTtagtgtgtatttttttttggtcgaaTTAATGTGTGTATTTGTATGGACAAAAATATTTACATTCAATGTATTTTCGATTATTTCTTGTAGTCTgcaatttaaattatttttcaggTATCCAACAACTCTtgcaaatctgaaattataattttgttttcccTTGAGTTTTTGAGATGAGATTTAATGGAACCCAATGATGGTTCCACTTAGGGATGACTTATTTTAAGATTTCAATATAGTCGATTattcttcaccaaaaaagaaaaagaaaaaatatagtgGATTATTCTTGCTAATAGATAGTAAAGTTCCTAGAAATTATATATGCATGAGTTTTGCTTGATGTGTAATGTGGTAGTCGTGGAGCTTGTAACAATCAGTAATTAATTTTAGGTCTTTATCATTGTATAATACAAAGCCCGATCAGACTAAGGGTGCCAACGTATACTTTTTTAGTAAATATGCGTGTGTGGCCATAAGTtgtggatgagagagagagagagagagagagagagagtaataaaAATATCcatatccaaatccaaacaaACAATATAATAAAGCACAACCTTGGTACTTTTTGTGATCCACAACTATCAATAATGCATCATGTTTCTCtatttccccccctttttttttattaatcaaaaaTTACTTTCTTGGATCACAAATATGTCAAATATTTAATGTGTATATATGGATATGAAAATAAAGTTTAATTTGTGAGAAAAAATTGATTCAAAGAGAAATCATCACGAAGATGGATCACATTGTATCCAACATCACACTTATTCTTATATAAAAGATTGAGGCCAAATGGAAACTGAATTTGGAAGATGGATCACAATGTCCCCTCACCagttttttattactttcttgtTTCTAACTTTTATATGTTTCTTAGTTCCAATTGAATTTCTTTGAATGCTAGAAAACATCCTATTATTGCCCGTTCTAGTAGTAAAACTGAACATCGTGCTATGCCTTGTTGTCCTTCAAAAAGAACATAGCTTGTCTTACCTTTTCATTGATCACCTCTGAGATCAAGAACTTGCTAATTATCTAACTTCCTCTCAAACTAAATAAAATTTGCCACACTTGCACTCAAGGGAGGTAATCTTAAGAGCCCAACCATCCCATGGTGTAAGAAACAAGGCAAGCCTTGATCTCTTCAAGATATGTGATTTTTATGGTACCATTTACACACACAGATTGAATTCTGTTTCTAAATCTCTTCACCTAGAAAGAAAAGTAGCAAAAAGCAGTTTTAGAGTCCCCTAAGGAGAACTCTCATACCTACACTGTTTCCATTCTATGATTTGAATGGTAGAAAGCTCTAAGGAACCAAATCATGTACTAAACTTATTCACCACATCATTAGCCTCCAACACTTGATATATAGCTATCTTCAATCTCTCTTAAGGGGTCTTTGGCATGACAGAGTGCACCAAGCGACAACTCCAATCGACCACCTCGGGGCATAGGATCCTTGAGGGGTAAAACACATTATACCACCATGGCTCTGTGATGTATTTATCTCCACGGGATGCTGCAGCCACAATAGCCTTTGCACATTCCACTGTGCTTTCGATTGGCATTCCATGGACCATCTATTCAATAGAACAGTAATTTTGTCACATGATTGATACCAATCGAGCATTTATAGAAAACAAGTCATTCTAcgaaaaaatcccaaattaagATGATCTTACATTTCTTATCACTGGATCAACTTCAACTTCTCCTCGCTTGGTTAGAAGTTTTCCTCGCGTAAGTTCTGAGTCCACAAAACCAGGACTAACTATTGTTATCGAAACATTTGGAGCCAATTCAACTCTCAAATTGTCATAGAACTGTATTAATGCAGCTTTGCTTGCCTGAAAGACATCAAAGGTAAAAAAGATTCAATTCAAAGAGTAGGGAAAGGGAAAAGGGGATGagatcaacaacaacaatagcaGATAAGGATAAATAATAATACCACTTACACAATAGACACTACCCCTTGGTTGGATCATCCACCCAGCTACAGAAGCAGTCACAACAATCTTGCCTTTGAACCTTTTGAGGTAAGGAATTGCAAAATACGTGGGATAGATTGATCCCCAGAAGTTCACATCCTAcacaaaatccaaattttattgAGTTCTAATAAATTAAACATCCAACTAGCTCATATAAACACTGGAAAAGTGAGTAGTTGAATACCATTACTTGTACAAAATTTGTGACATTAGGTGCATCTTCAAAGGCGCAATGAACACCGATCCCCGCATTGCATACCAAATGATCcactagaaatcaaaattttgtgATATAAAAGTTAATTATGTAAGACAGATCTAACACTAAAATTGAAGAAGTTAAGAATCAAACGAAGACAGAGGCTCTGTTTCATTTGGAATTTACGTCGGCCAAAATGATTCACTACTACGTCGATGAATTGCTTGCATTGATCAACTTTCGAGACATCCGCACGAATAACTAACACATCAGGGGAGCCAAGTTGAGCAGCCCTGTCTGCAACTTCCCTAAGGTTGTCCTCTCTTCTTGCAACCAGGCCTAGATAGGCTCCTTTCTGTGCATATTCATATGCAAGGTGCtagcaaataaataaagatgttAGATAATTACAaccaaaaaggaagaagattgtagaaaaatagaatctaaaacgatgcagaaaagAGTAGAAATTGTATACAAACAATCACCTAGTCGCGCATAAGGATTAATgtggttcgacaagattgccttcATGGCTTCATCTATGGTGAGATAAGAAACTACTCTACTATCAATTAAGAATAGGATTACAACCACTTAttctcactacaaatatataggcGAAACCCCTTAGCCTCTTAATGGCCTTCGAAATCAGCATATTTATGCAAAAACTACaaggtggtcgtagatcagggCTTCCATTTTCTCGTTTGTTGTCCTCGCATGGAGATTGcttttcattcattcattgtTTCAAGGCGGGCGGAATCCTCTTCCAAGTCCAAGTATAATGGAAGAACCTAGTCGCTGGCCAGGAAACAGAATACAGGACATCATAACCCCCAAAAGATAATGTGtagatcaggttctcgtacggTCTGATCCACATAGATGGAATCCAGAACAGGATCTTAACTTGGATAgatccatctgtgtggatcagtccTGTAGAACCATTCTCCTACGAGGACCTGGTCTGCCCTCAAAATTAATGAACAGTAACAAAAGAAACTAATCACGTTGCCCAATCCACTTCCTACAAAATAAACATCTCCCAAACAACAACTATTCCTGAATCTCTAATGATCAAGGTAGTGGTAGATATCTAATCATGCATCAAAAGGGAGGATTTGTGTCAGAAACAtgagttgaaagttgaaacaaacCTCGCCAATGCCCGAAGATGCACCAGTGATGAGAACAACTTTTCCCTTCAAATTCTCAGGGAAGAGGTATCTGAAGATCCAATGAACGAACCTGAAAATGGAGAGAAAAGGTAGTATGAGACATATAGCAAGGAGAGTGATTAGAGGGAGAACCAAGTTCAGCAACTTGTGTATCAGTTTCATGcttctttagagagagagagagagagagaagccaaCTTGAAATGTAGCAGTCTACTATGGAAGGGGTCGCGTCTAATACTTGGCACAAAAGCAATACACGCAATACACGTGTTGGTGAATCTTGAATTGCCTGACGCATATAAACATCTGCTTCGTTGAACAAGTGTAACTTTATAGTCCATCTTGTTGCCAGCGAATGGGTGGTGGAATTAGTTGTAACTGAGAATAAGGAGAAGATGTAAATGGAAAATTGAagatttgaatttaatttttttcataattcttTAGGGATAAttggatttgaattcaaattatttagaaaataattatcTGATACATGGACAATCCATTACATaagtaaaaagtaaataatcaaTTATTTTGAAAGGttcttgaattttaaaaatatattagaaaataagaaaaagagcgAAGACAACTTAGAGATATGGATTGAGAGTACATTGTATCCATTAGAGGGAGGGAGATTCAAATTATATAAGGCAAGGATGTAAGTGGATAGTCGAAAATTcgaatttgattttcatttgtATCCGTTTAGAGGTATCTGGATCTATATTCGGTCGGGGAATATCTGAATCCGATCCATATTCGATCGACTTACATTCCTAGTCTCTAAACAAGCGGCATAGGGTGGAACAATAAGGTGTGATGGAACAATTTAGAGGTATCTATATCTAGTCAGAGAATATCCAAATCCGATCCATAttcgatccgtttacatccctagTTCTCTAAACAAGTAGCTTAGGTGTGCAGAAATAAGGTGTGATGGAACAGTTTTGGGTCTAGGTGGGTAGTGAGGTCATTTAATTtggtgaggagagagataaagagcGAAAATGCTAGCATACCATCTCGTAACAGCTCAAAAAATCTTTTCCCTTGACATTGTAATAACATGCTTGAAGTGTATATAAATGAGTGCAAAAGTTTGAATTAGTGTAAtaactcattaaaaaaattcagttgtaacttttttttggtatagAAAATCAGTTGTAACTGAAACAGAGAGAAACAGTGCCAAGATGCGTAGCATACAGTAGCACCtacttgtgtctatctctcttttcctccaatgaaatgacatatcttgCCTTGATTGAAGGACAACGAATTAACAACAGTCTCCTCATTAGAATTATAGAGAAGACAATAGGGATTAGCTGCCAACTTCTTGGAGAAAAGAAGGCACTttacaaacaacaacaaagaacAAGTATCTCCatgaaaataatttaatttttgttgGAATTAAAGTTTCAAACTAGTGTTGTAATGGCATTTTCAAATTGTCTATTTGAATTTGGTTTCCCCCCTTTAAAGTGTATTTTAACTATTCCGTCGCCAATTTCCTTGGTGAATAGGCAATGGAAATTTGGACCTAATCTTGACTCGTAGAATAGGCaatggaaatttttattttatatataaagatgCTTAACTGGCTACTTTCCTTGGTGGGAGAGCATTACTAGTGCTCCCCTAACCTTGGGCTTGAGTTGGTCTTAAGCCCTATTCATCAgccaaatatatttttagcGACAGCAAATGCTGTCGCCTATaactatataaataatagaTGAAATTTATTTATAGCAGTAGTATAAAAAAATCCGTCACAAAAAATGTATATGCTAACGGTAATTATCCGTCACTTAAGCCTAATAATAATCTATTTATAGCAATGGTATAATAAAACTCGTTgccaaatataaaattttaaaaaaattaaatatttattgtactaaattttacatattatttgtAAATTGTCTCTGTAATTACATCAATATACATTGTCCAATTCAGAAAATAAGATCATCCTAGACATCCATATAAGAATACATTACTTTCATTCAACTTCCAAAAAGTCTtacaattataattaaaaattcattattttcattCCACTTTCAAAAAAATCCTACAATCAATACATCAAACTTCTGACTTTGCATTCTTCATCGATTGAGTTTGTTTTGCATACTTCTCCAAAGGAATGCCTAATCAATCAACACTAAGTAGCTAGAGCCTTCAATTGTGGCACACAAACATCATCCTGTAAGAAAGATCGCTCGTCGTTGCTTTAGAATTCCGTTCTCAGGATCAACCAAGTCATAGTATCTGTCATGTCCAACAGAAATATAATTAAGTCGTAATAGCAGCGAAAGAACTTCAATGACTAAGCATCTCTAAGAATGAATAAAATCCGACAGCCTTATTGGAAAGAATAGGAAAAAGTTCTCAAAGTGAGTATAGCAGTGACAACCACCACCTATTCAATTTCtagaaagaataagaaataaTTGCTCAAGAAATTAAATAGTGTATATCATGACGCAGGGATGGTGATTATTCAAGACTTTGTCTAGACTTTTCAAAAGGCATGATGAACCTTTTGTCAAGCACTAGATTAGCATTAAGAAaagaaaccccccccccttccccccaaacaaaaaaaaatttcttataaaTTAAACTATTTAGTAAGACACAAGTATAGCAGCTCAATAAGGAAATTTGGGGAGATGACTTTCTTGAGAAAACCATAATACCCTAAGCAACACCTAAAGAATAACCATACAGAGGGCATTAACCTTGGTAGAAGGGGCAATGGTCTCACTCGAGTCTCGAAAAGAGGGAGGGGGATGAGGAAGCCTTCCCGATCTCTGTTGAAGGTGATTGGGAGAGGTCACCAAATCAGCATTAAGGGTGCCAGGGCAAGAAGAGGCTGCTTGAGAAGGGCAAGAAGGGTTAGcatgggtagggtagggtagggtgaGTTTGGTTCGGGTGGGGAGGGGTAGTTAAGGTTTGGTCTAGTTGAGTTTGGTTTGTGTAGCTATGGGTAGGGTGGGTTTGGTCGTGTAAGTTTGATCTCACAGATATTGGTTCGGGTGGATTAAGTTAGGGTGGGATTGGTTTGGGTGGGATGGGTTAGGATGGGTTAAGTTCTCTACATGAGTATGGTTAACTGTGTGAATAGGACAAGGGTTTGGATGGGCTTGGTTGGGAGTCGGAATAGCTAAGAATTGTGGAGACACGGATGGTTAGTTGATAGGCATGTTATCTACAAAAGTGGGGTTTGAAATAATGGGAATTATTTGAAATGGTCATGGTCCGGTCAAGTCCTTCATTCAAGGTGTTAGATAATGAACAGTCAGCTCAAGAGGAGCTTGACTAAGAGTTAAATTGCTAGAAAGAAGGGATCGCAAATGGGTGGAAACGTTGGACAAGAAAATGAGGGATTCCATCACTATAAATTGAGGGATCCAAATCAGCCAATAAAGAAAATGCATTTTTGGTAACTAGTCTGGAAGGAGCATGaatcaaggggggaggggggaggggggagggggcaggggggaggggggtggggggtgtggggggttaAGCTTAGAACAGGGAGGGTGATTATCTGCTAGCTGCGGAGGACTATCATGGAGGTCTCTTGCTGGCAGAACTGGCCACCTGGATAGGCTGATCAATATTTCTTTGGTCAAATGGAAATCTTGATGTGAGAGAAGTATCTAAACTTCCCTGGGATGTGTTTCCATCAATCTCTTCCGAACTTACAAGAGAAGTTGTATCCTTTTCATTGGATGTGAGAGCAACACTGTCACTATCATGGTCTTCACTTGGAAACTTAGAGATAGATTCCATCTCTTTAATAGATTGATTTTTCGTAGGATAATTTTGAGATTCCTGATCAATATGCCCGAAGCAGTTACAACATAGACATCTTGTTGGTAGCCATTCGAAACGAATGGGGCCCACAGGCATCAAAGCATTTTAACACCACCAGGGCCACCGGATTGAGGTCACCGAATTCATTCTAGCTGTTTCCAATGGCCACATGAGTGATATGTTTTGACACCCTTCTATCCACTCGTGGCCATACACTAGGGGGTTTTCCTAGGATGCATACAAGGTCTTTCGAAAATTTCCATTATGTGTCGAGACTCTAGTGGAGGAGATAGATCACTTACCGCTTAGAAACGGAAGGTTTCAATCCCCTCCAGTTTGATAGGCACAAGATGCATGGGCAAGTAGGGTCATTCATCCCTCTATGGCAGTGGGCTGACACAAGCTAGTACCCATTGGTACTCCCTACCTCTggccgagacctatcacaaaagttcaaattttatcgagttagggcacaggtgtaacaagGAATGTAGTAAACATGCTCTCATCGTTGGATCCGAGTCATGTCTAATGTTGATTCCCTCCTAGGTACAAATATCCGATAGATGAACCATCAGAATAAGGGTACAGAGATACATCGGATTCTATATGTCTGTGAGTACAAGAATGCCAGAGATAGTGACAGGCCTATTGGCAAAGGGAACGTCAATTAAAGTGTAAAAATAGACTGGGTGATGGTAAGCTCACCCATGGGTAGATGGAAGGTTGGGTGCCGGGTTGAGCACCACTGCTCCGCCATCGCTCAAACCAACCTTGTACCCATCTTTCGGACATATAGGAGAGTGAGGCTGTAGTGGTCCATGTGGTGCTTCAAAGCTGGGCACAACTAGTGATGCCACTCCCAAACCTTGCTCAGGAAACCGTCCCTCCCATAGGTCCGCTCAACAACCCCTGCAAGGTACACAACTTAAGGTTATAATTGAAGTATTTCAATTAAAGTCATTATTAAATAAAGGATTGGACCTACCCATCGGACTCAGGCCGAGTTGCAGAGGTGGTGGCGCGTCCCCTGCAAAGTAGACCCCTTGTACCAAGTTGCTGGGGTGTCCTCTTTCTCCCCTGGCAGGATTGGTCCCGttattaatgattttttgttttttaaaggGAGTTTACTCAAGTAAGAAGCTCAGAGAATAAAGAAATGGGGGGACCATCACTTTTTATAAAGTGGCCCAAATTCTAGCAGCCCCAAAAAAGAATAGACGGTCCTCTGAGTatcttaatgattttttttttaaataataataataataaaagatatatatcataagaaaaaattataaggcCAAAGATGAGTCAAAGTGATAAAAATATCCCTGGTTGgcccaaatttgaaaaaaatattgcaCGGCCCAAGGTATGAGTCAAcatgactaaaatacccttggttGGCCCAGGTTTCAAAAAATCATTGCTTAGCCTCGGGTAGGAGTAAAAAATGACCAAAAATTTTCTAGTTGGCctgaatttttcaaaaaaaaaaaaaaaagaaaaaaagaaaaaagaaaaaaaaaatcattgcatGGCCCATTATATAGGCCTAAGGTGATTGAAATGCTATTTTCTTGGTCTATGATGGCCTAAATCGGTCAAATGGCCAAATTACCCTTGATTAGGTCAAGAGATGCCTAGAATGGCCAATTTGACCAAAATATAATTTGGTTTGCAGTTGCCCAGAGTGGccaaatgatcaaaataccTTTGATGTTGCCTAGGATGGATAGTTTGACCAAAATGTCCTTTACTTGGTCTATAATTGACTAGAGTGGAAaattactaaaatacccttgtttTGGCCAAAAGATGCCTAGGATGACCAATTTGACAAAAGCACCCTTCACTTAGGTCATGAGTGGTCTTACATAATCACTTGGCCAAGTCAGTAAAAAATTATCGCTAAATATCGGGACCTGTCAAAAGTTTCCCCTCGGTGACCATCCACTCAGGTAAGATACTAACCTCTTAGTCAATTAGAaggatcatattaatttcttgatttAACAAGGTTAACCAGTTCAGGTTGCCAATTTATTTTTGACTTTCGTTTACCGATGATTTCTAGAGTTCATCGATTAAATTTAATGCCCAAGTTTTTCACATAGCACCTCCATCATccttgagcaagatgacggtaatacatgctctgggtgacaaaatgtggtaattcttttctttgcccttttgCTGTGGCACAAGCTTCGAGCAAAAGGGGAATTCTGCAGATACCCAATTTCTTTACCTACCCCTAAAATGATGACTTACCTGAAATGGATAAGATCTACGCTTTCAATCAGCTGGGAATTCTGCCTTTCAAAACAACACGGACTTAGCTAAAAAACCCTGGCTcaacccaaaactctaatcTATTCAACAGCAAAACCATGTTGTGGCACTCAATGCTAACAAATTATATGATGGAGAATCGATCCTAAGTATTCTTTGATAGTGTGGGAGTGGCATGAAAAAGGATTGTCGGACGTCCCCATGGTGCAACAAGGTTAGAGCCCTTACTTGCAAGTCCCTAATGGTTTTGATCCAAAAAAGGCGTGACACCCAAACTGATTGATATTACTCGGGAAATATGATTTCAACGACGTATGGTCCATGTAAATTAGATCACTAGATCTCCTAGGATCACATTTGGAAGCTAGAAGCCCCATgccatttttttccatttttgtggtCACTCGAATATTCACCCTTTTGGGTCTGATTCTTTACAAAAAAGGGAACTATTCATGCATCCGAAGACACAAAAGGTTCTACCCTTTCACATACCCTCCTCTTTGTGAGTTGCCTATGGTTCCATGTATCCAAAAAAGTGGAGAAAGCCTTTTAACCATCGCTTTTCCCATCCTAAACTCAGCCATCCAAAGTTCTACAAATTATGCGTTAGTCCCATTACCTCAGTTTTGCTTgctaaaacccaaaaaatctgaaaatacaaaaaagatcTCTCAACCTTTAGGGATtcctgttacacccgtgccctgatcAGGTCGAATTTGagctattgtgataggtctcggaccagaGGTGGAAGGTACCACCAGGTTTTGGCTTGCGGCTGCCCATTTccagaagggggagagatggccccacatgttcgtgtatTGTCTGCAAatccaattggaggggattcataccttctgatcccggatggtaagtgacccgacaccccacaCTTGAATCCCGGCATGCACCAAAACTGTCAGAAGGCCATGAACATAGCCTGGGGAAACCATCAATTCGAGACCAACTAGTGGATAGCAAGTAGTCAAGATAGcaaccaccagaaatatgccatctGAAACAGCTTGGGTCTGTTTTCGCTGACTGTTTCCACTGGCCATTTAGGCTGCTGGTtgggttctgatgcccgtgggtcctacCACCCGCATCGTGGATGACCTCGGATGACCCCAATTGTTTCCCCACACCTTGGTTATGTCGTGTGCACCTTACAAATCAAAGGAGATGGGTCCACACACCCCAAAAGTTGGATTAACCTACTTAGATCGGACTAAGGTtagccaaacaggccctaaggcctaacttgctatataagtggaaatgaggaatcatttcctcatttctcactcaTACAagaatgtgggagagggaaagaagaagagaatggaagaagaagaagaggaaaaaggaggggggaagCTCACCTTGGTGCCGGTTACCCTCCTAGTTGCCGGAATCCCTGCTGGAGGTAAGTGTtacctctcctaccactctctctcttcattttaagctagtACAAGCTAGGTATGGGAGGGATCTTGGCCCATAAAACCTCTTGAGCTCGAGGATTTCATATTTCACCGCCCCAGTGctattgtcgagctcaaaccaagtccagtgagctccggcaacaagatTGACTAAATGACCACCTAAGGTTTCAATCATTCGATTAACGTATCttccaaatggctcagtggaattggtattttattggcttaaaatgatgctaggaacatcctccACAGACTCCACGGAATGACTCCCAACGATCAGGCCCCAGCCACAAAGCCCCAAATCTCACGGGCAGTTTCTGTACTGCCAGTGGAAGcaagccaccagaaacactgggtTTGTTTCCGGTGACCATTCGAGGCTTAGGAGCTCTCTATTACATCCACtagaaacaacactgatattttcagtggacAGTGACTGTTTTcgatgacagtactgtcactgtgGGACTTTTTCTATACTCTTTGGGGGTGACCCCTATAGgcccctcccgatgttcccgaCACGTATTGACGTTAGGTTACCTTTGTacctaggacagtgatgcacacgtAACCCAAGTCCAGAATTGAGTTGAACACTCAATTTGGCTATACTTGGTATCCGATCCGTTTGAAGTTaaataaggtgagggatggttgacttttatttttgggaatgtttaattattttagaactTCTCAC
This window of the Macadamia integrifolia cultivar HAES 741 unplaced genomic scaffold, SCU_Mint_v3 scaffold1732, whole genome shotgun sequence genome carries:
- the LOC122064721 gene encoding 11-beta-hydroxysteroid dehydrogenase A-like isoform X2, with amino-acid sequence MKLIHKLLNLVLPLITLLAICLILPFLSIFRFVHWIFRYLFPENLKGKVVLITGASSGIGEHLAYEYAQKGAYLGLVARREDNLREVADRAAQLGSPDVLVIRADVSKVDQCKQFIDVVVNHFGRLDHLVCNAGIGVHCAFEDAPNVTNFVQDVNFWGSIYPTYFAIPYLKRFKGKIVVTASVAGWMIQPRGSVYCASKAALIQFYDNLRVELAPNVSITIVSPGFVDSELTRGKLLTKRGEVEVDPVIRNMVHGMPIESTVECAKAIVAAASRGDKYITEPWWYNVFYPSRILCPEVVDWSCRLVHSVMPKTP
- the LOC122064721 gene encoding 11-beta-hydroxysteroid dehydrogenase A-like isoform X1; this encodes MKLIHKLLNLVLPLITLLAICLILPFLSIFRFVHWIFRYLFPENLKGKVVLITGASSGIGEHLAYEYAQKGAYLGLVARREDNLREVADRAAQLGSPDVLVIRADVSKVDQCKQFIDVVVNHFGRLDHLVCNAGIGVHCAFEDAPNVTNFVQVMDVNFWGSIYPTYFAIPYLKRFKGKIVVTASVAGWMIQPRGSVYCASKAALIQFYDNLRVELAPNVSITIVSPGFVDSELTRGKLLTKRGEVEVDPVIRNMVHGMPIESTVECAKAIVAAASRGDKYITEPWWYNVFYPSRILCPEVVDWSCRLVHSVMPKTP